The following proteins come from a genomic window of Chloroflexota bacterium:
- a CDS encoding histidinol phosphate phosphatase domain-containing protein, which translates to MVYDFHTQTFLSDAALSPVELVRRAIIRGYKAIALTDHVGSGNCELVLKQLIQDCTICMRHWDIIAIPGVELTHVPAAAIAEVAHLAKGVGALIVVVHGETIVEPVEPGTNLAAVQCSGVDILAHPGFITAEEAQLAAGNGIFLEISARKGHSLTNGHVVKVARAAGAKLLVNSDAHDPDDLLTPAFARSVASGAGLLPEELDEVLLKNPTRLLSKIGLSRRVT; encoded by the coding sequence GTGGTATACGATTTCCATACCCAAACGTTCTTAAGCGATGCTGCGCTCTCGCCGGTCGAACTCGTTCGCCGGGCCATCATTAGAGGATATAAGGCTATCGCTCTGACCGATCACGTCGGCAGCGGCAACTGTGAGCTGGTGTTGAAACAGCTGATCCAGGATTGCACCATCTGCATGCGCCATTGGGATATTATCGCCATTCCTGGGGTTGAATTGACTCATGTTCCAGCCGCGGCTATCGCCGAGGTGGCCCATTTAGCCAAGGGGGTGGGGGCACTCATCGTTGTCGTTCATGGGGAGACGATCGTAGAGCCAGTTGAGCCAGGCACGAATCTGGCTGCCGTACAGTGCTCTGGGGTGGACATTCTCGCCCATCCCGGGTTTATAACTGCTGAGGAGGCCCAACTAGCGGCAGGGAATGGCATCTTTCTCGAGATCAGCGCCCGTAAGGGACACTCTCTAACAAATGGTCATGTAGTTAAGGTCGCCCGTGCCGCAGGGGCTAAACTCCTGGTTAATTCCGACGCCCACGATCCAGATGACCTACTTACCCCTGCGTTTGCTCGCAGTGTCGCCAGCGGCGCCGGGCTGCTGCCGGAGGAACTCGACGAGGTACTCCTTAAGAATCCAACCCGATTGTTGAGCAAGATCGGATTGTCCAGGAGAGTGACTTAG
- a CDS encoding DUF3048 domain-containing protein has protein sequence MESRYLKPVYLGSLLVGLLFVSGILLVISRGHSEGRPAPPVQVTPRVTLATSTPTPVAGQPTASKPLTPSPSPTSFARCPLDGEEIQDVALLHRRPLAVKIDNAPAARPQAGLSAACIVYEHLTEWGVTRFTAIFLHKDVDSVGPIRSARLVDLQLAAEYKAIFAHVGASGPIMTRLARSGILDLDEFRYGQFYHRIRERPAPYNVYTSSNRLRQAARLNGWEGEVSLDRSALFAESPASPEQTSGIGPSEQAQYIAIPYPGTSRVEYRYQPSSKSYLRYLNGEPQIDANTSEQLRVRNVIIQYAKTWPTDILEDIVGGKSLQIELTGEGKVEVFHNGRMISGKWVHRRADERTQFLTESGAPLALIPGNIWVSLVPPDYITIKR, from the coding sequence TTGGAATCAAGATACCTGAAGCCGGTGTATTTAGGATCGCTGTTGGTGGGCTTATTATTCGTCTCTGGTATCCTCTTGGTCATTAGTCGAGGCCATAGCGAAGGCCGCCCAGCCCCACCGGTCCAAGTCACGCCCAGGGTAACCCTCGCGACCAGTACGCCCACGCCGGTCGCTGGACAGCCGACAGCAAGCAAGCCATTGACTCCCTCCCCATCGCCAACCTCTTTCGCCCGCTGTCCTCTAGATGGTGAGGAGATCCAGGATGTTGCTCTGTTGCACCGCCGGCCGCTGGCTGTGAAGATAGATAACGCCCCGGCAGCTAGACCACAGGCAGGGCTCTCGGCCGCCTGTATCGTCTATGAACACCTGACAGAATGGGGGGTCACCCGCTTTACGGCCATTTTCCTCCATAAGGACGTCGACTCAGTCGGTCCCATCCGCAGCGCTCGCCTGGTCGATCTCCAGTTAGCTGCGGAATATAAGGCTATCTTCGCCCACGTCGGAGCCAGTGGCCCCATAATGACCAGGCTCGCTCGCTCAGGCATCCTGGATCTCGATGAATTCCGCTACGGTCAATTCTATCATCGTATCCGGGAGCGTCCCGCTCCGTATAACGTCTACACCAGCAGTAACAGATTGCGCCAGGCAGCGCGGCTCAACGGTTGGGAGGGTGAAGTCTCACTGGATCGCTCCGCTCTCTTCGCGGAGTCGCCAGCCTCGCCGGAGCAGACATCCGGCATCGGCCCGTCTGAACAGGCCCAATATATAGCCATCCCTTACCCGGGCACTTCACGGGTGGAATATCGTTACCAGCCCTCTAGTAAGAGCTACCTGCGCTATCTGAATGGTGAGCCGCAGATCGATGCTAATACAAGTGAGCAGCTGCGAGTGCGAAATGTGATCATCCAGTACGCGAAGACCTGGCCCACAGATATACTGGAAGATATCGTGGGAGGCAAATCGCTTCAAATCGAACTAACCGGTGAGGGCAAGGTCGAGGTCTTTCACAATGGACGGATGATCAGCGGCAAATGGGTACACCGCCGGGCCGACGAGCGGACACAGTTCCTCACAGAAAGTGGCGCTCCACTGGCTCTCATCCCCGGCAACATCTGGGTCTCCCTGGTACCCCCAGACTATATCACCATAAAGCGCTGA
- the rimM gene encoding ribosome maturation factor RimM (Essential for efficient processing of 16S rRNA), with protein sequence MSQARREPPPAGKTAAVTHLIIGRIIAPWGLKGEIKVEILTDFPDRFFNLTVVYVGEKQQPYHVEGVGRHKSFIILKLRGCDTREMAEKLRGQLLQVPLDQAVKLPEGHYYWYQIGGLEVWTTDGEFLGLVSEVTRTGSNDIYVVKGRRGTILLPAIEDVVKSIDLAGRRILVERMPGLF encoded by the coding sequence ATGTCTCAGGCGCGCCGAGAACCTCCACCCGCTGGGAAGACTGCGGCGGTGACACATCTGATCATTGGAAGGATAATCGCACCGTGGGGACTAAAGGGGGAGATCAAGGTTGAGATCCTGACGGACTTCCCCGATAGATTTTTCAACCTCACTGTGGTTTATGTCGGTGAAAAGCAACAGCCTTACCATGTAGAAGGGGTCGGGCGCCACAAGAGTTTCATCATATTGAAGCTGCGTGGTTGTGACACCCGCGAGATGGCCGAGAAGCTACGCGGACAGCTGTTACAGGTACCCCTTGACCAGGCAGTGAAGCTACCCGAAGGACACTACTATTGGTATCAGATTGGGGGACTCGAGGTTTGGACGACTGACGGGGAGTTTCTTGGCCTCGTCTCTGAGGTGACGCGTACCGGCAGCAACGATATCTACGTGGTCAAGGGTCGGCGTGGTACAATATTGCTCCCAGCTATCGAAGATGTCGTCAAGTCTATAGACCTCGCTGGACGACGTATTCTGGTTGAACGGATGCCAGGGCTTTTTTAA
- a CDS encoding KH domain-containing protein — protein sequence MKELVEYIAKALVENPDKVQVTQIEGEQSIIIELRVAPEDMGKIIGKQGRIANAIRTLLRVAAVKEGKRAILEIL from the coding sequence ATGAAGGAATTGGTTGAATACATCGCCAAGGCCCTGGTCGAAAATCCTGATAAGGTACAGGTTACGCAAATAGAAGGGGAACAGTCGATCATCATCGAACTGCGGGTGGCTCCCGAGGATATGGGGAAGATTATCGGTAAACAAGGACGAATAGCCAACGCCATCCGTACCCTGCTCAGGGTTGCCGCAGTCAAAGAAGGCAAACGGGCTATCCTGGAGATCCTCTAG
- a CDS encoding DNA methyltransferase gives MWWSYVIGYASSIETKQLTAGNLEATPLVYEAIMLNKNEFIQLLDQINGLNDLSSVRNKTITLKNIIAHRENDQDGILNISANGETITLRKDVLISELNQILEAQTIGRAKYYLKRLKDGVQKIKTSRINDINLLRWKEYDEIITDSLWILDKRDTSGAHLGWYWGNFIPQIPHQMMLRYTRKGDWILDTFVGSGTTLIECRRLGRNGIGIELNPEVAQKAKELLEREQNENNVTTEVIVGDSRTVDIKAVLDRHKINQIQLLIVHPPYHDIIKFSKDKNDLSNARNTEEFLKMFGEAVDNTAPFLEKGRYMVLVIGDKYSKGEWIPLGFYCMNEVLKRDYLLKSIIVKNFEETRGKRNQKELWRYRALVGGFYVFKHEYIVLSEKKGK, from the coding sequence ATGTGGTGGTCATACGTCATTGGCTACGCTTCCTCAATTGAGACCAAACAATTAACAGCCGGAAATTTAGAAGCAACACCACTGGTCTATGAAGCGATCATGTTAAACAAGAACGAGTTTATCCAACTTTTAGATCAAATTAACGGCTTAAACGATTTAAGTTCTGTTAGGAACAAAACAATTACCTTAAAAAACATTATTGCTCATCGTGAGAATGACCAAGATGGCATATTGAATATCTCCGCTAATGGGGAGACTATTACCTTACGTAAAGACGTGCTAATCTCTGAACTGAACCAGATCTTAGAGGCACAGACGATTGGAAGGGCAAAGTATTATCTCAAAAGGCTAAAAGACGGAGTTCAAAAGATTAAAACTAGCAGGATTAACGATATAAACCTTCTAAGATGGAAAGAGTATGATGAAATTATAACTGATAGCTTATGGATATTAGATAAGAGAGATACTTCCGGTGCCCATTTGGGTTGGTATTGGGGGAACTTTATTCCACAAATTCCACATCAGATGATGTTGAGGTATACCAGGAAAGGTGATTGGATTTTGGATACTTTTGTAGGAAGTGGTACAACCTTGATTGAATGCAGAAGATTGGGACGTAATGGCATCGGAATAGAACTAAATCCTGAGGTAGCACAAAAAGCGAAGGAATTGCTTGAGAGAGAACAGAATGAAAATAATGTAACTACCGAAGTAATTGTTGGCGATAGCAGAACTGTAGACATAAAGGCAGTTTTGGATAGGCACAAAATAAATCAGATACAACTTCTTATCGTGCACCCACCATATCACGACATTATTAAGTTTTCAAAAGATAAGAATGATCTTTCAAATGCAAGAAATACAGAAGAATTTTTGAAGATGTTTGGTGAGGCAGTAGATAACACCGCTCCGTTTTTAGAAAAGGGGCGATACATGGTTTTGGTTATTGGGGATAAATATTCAAAAGGTGAATGGATACCCCTAGGATTCTATTGTATGAATGAGGTTCTAAAGAGGGATTACTTATTAAAAAGTATTATTGTGAAGAACTTTGAGGAGACGAGAGGCAAGAGAAATCAAAAAGAACTTTGGCGATACCGTGCATTGGTTGGCGGATTTTATGTTTTTAAACACGAATATATAGTGCTATCTGAAAAAAAAGGTAAATAA
- the rpsP gene encoding 30S ribosomal protein S16: MPVRIRLRRVGAKKQPSYRLVVADSRAPRNGAFIETIGYYNPLTDPPTIKVDEERIRLWLQRGAQPTEAVTKLLQKRGLSEQGLSDKTEEAELGTEHSSETID; encoded by the coding sequence ATGCCTGTAAGAATTCGTTTACGTCGCGTCGGTGCTAAGAAACAGCCCTCCTATCGCCTAGTCGTAGCCGATTCCCGCGCACCACGGAACGGCGCCTTCATCGAGACGATTGGCTATTACAACCCTTTGACCGATCCACCAACTATTAAGGTCGATGAGGAACGGATTCGCCTTTGGCTGCAACGTGGCGCTCAGCCAACGGAGGCAGTGACCAAACTATTGCAAAAAAGGGGGTTATCAGAACAGGGCCTATCAGATAAAACTGAGGAAGCAGAATTAGGCACCGAACATTCGTCGGAGACCATAGATTAA
- a CDS encoding methyltransferase domain-containing protein produces MSQDRTNAIDTKLTARVKARYDRIAPFYDLLSSWLEGASAWYERLWAEVSGSRILEIGVGTGKNFPYYPAGAEVTAIDLSPAMLARAKERVQREGRTVDLRLMDAQCLEFPDDTFDSVVTSFVFCSVPDPILGLREAGRVCKPEGRLVLLEHVRSETILGPFMDLLNPLVVFLHGANINRRTVDNVRRAGLRIQRVDNLALDIVNLIIAQP; encoded by the coding sequence ATGTCGCAGGATAGAACAAACGCTATAGATACCAAGCTCACTGCCAGGGTAAAGGCGCGCTATGATCGCATCGCCCCATTCTACGATCTCTTAAGCTCCTGGCTGGAGGGTGCTTCTGCATGGTATGAACGGCTGTGGGCTGAAGTAAGTGGATCAAGGATATTAGAGATCGGCGTTGGTACCGGCAAGAATTTCCCCTATTACCCAGCAGGGGCGGAGGTAACGGCCATCGATCTGAGCCCGGCTATGCTGGCCAGGGCTAAGGAACGAGTGCAGCGAGAGGGAAGGACCGTTGACCTGCGCCTTATGGATGCCCAATGTCTGGAGTTTCCGGACGATACTTTTGACAGCGTCGTTACCAGCTTCGTCTTCTGCTCGGTTCCGGATCCAATTCTGGGGTTACGGGAGGCGGGGCGCGTCTGCAAACCAGAAGGACGGTTAGTTCTTCTGGAGCATGTTCGGAGTGAGACGATCCTGGGGCCGTTTATGGATCTCCTGAATCCCCTTGTGGTGTTTCTGCACGGTGCCAACATCAACCGACGCACCGTCGATAACGTTCGGCGAGCTGGGCTTCGGATACAGCGGGTTGATAACTTAGCCCTGGATATCGTTAATCTGATCATCGCTCAGCCATGA